In Desulfurococcaceae archaeon MEX13E-LK6-19, the genomic window GCACCATCGTCTCCAAACACTACTGCACCATACTTCTCATAGAGTTCAATGAATGCTCTATCGTTAGCTATTGGTACTGGTATAGCGTTGACGAAAGCTGCTCTCTTATGCTCTCTAGAATATAGTGCTACGGCATAGGCGTATGCTTGTGTAGCACTGAGCCCTCCCTTGTCTCTGTGAATAGTGTACTCTAGCATTGATAGTTCGTTAAATGGTTTGGCGGGTTCTGTTGTAATGACATTAATAACCACGTCGACATCAAGGGATTTCCATTCGTCGACAAGCTTCATAATGGCTTCGTGTACGCTCATTCTATCATCGAGACCGCGTGGCTTGAATGGTAGTCCTCTTAGGCTTCCAAGGTGGATACCTTCACGTACCTCTATGTCCTTAAGTGTCTCAGGGATAGGTAGTATATCACCAACAAGTTTTTTAGCAACCTCATAGATACTCTTACCAACCTTATCAGCATCAACATCATATGCAGCAACAATTTCTATATCCTCAGGCTTGTAAGGCAAATTATATTTCGCTAGAGGGACACCAAAAGGCTTTATCTCTCCAGTCTTCAGCCTCTCAACACCTACAGCAAAATGCGAGGCGACCATACCCTGACCTAAAATAACTACTCTAATCACTCCCACATCACCTCCTGAGCTTTTAAATAAGATTATATATCTATATAGAGAGATACTTTTTCCAAAGCCTTGGAAAAATTGCCACTCTCTAAAATGCTAGTGATCACTTATAAATATTACTCATCATTAATAGAAAACATGTATAGATACAGAATCCTTTTTCCTATATGTTGTTAAAAATACTTCATAATACATTGTATCAATAGATCCCTATTGGGTTTATAATTCAAAATATCTTCTTAATATACTGAGTAATTTATTTCTCTTTTCTTCAGCAGGCAATCTCTCCCTAGCGATCTCATCGATTTCTTTAGCAAGATCATCTAGTGCAAATATATTTCTCAGCCAATTTTGTATATCGCCTCTATGTAAATGATATAATACTGACTCCAGTGGTATATGCTCGAGTTTCTCTATAAACTCCTTTATGCTATTGGCTTTAACCCATAGATATTCTCCTTCTCTCCTATGGAAATGAAATGCTTTATCGTCTGGTAGAATTATTCTAAGCGCGATTTTCTTGGGGTTCTTTCTCAGCTCTTCCGCTATCTTCATTGTCAGTATGGAGAGAGCTTGTACAAGTATGGCATAGGCGTCTGGCGCGTTCTTGTATGGGCTGAAGTAGCTATGTACCTGCTCTATTGACCCGAATTTTGTTGCGATGTAATAGTAGTGGTCACTTATAGTCATGAGCTTCCAAAGTCTAGTTAACTCTGGTTTATTGATGGCTTTTATATAGGGTCTTAAATCAATCAACATCTTGAATGCATTACGTTGCATGTGGTTACCAAGCCAAGCGGATATATCCCTCTCATCGGCCCAGCTAATGGTACTCCATGGGGGCACGTCTATTACATCGCGTACGGGGTGCTTGAATGCTGCTTCGCTGGGTGTTGAAGTATAGAGGTTCATCCATTTGAGTATCTCTCCTGGCAACCACTTCAAGAACTCGTATATACCCGTCTCAGGCCAATGGTGCTCGCCAAATGTCTCATAGTCTATTGCAATGAAGATCACGTCTCCAGGTGTAGCGGCTAGCCACGATGCGTACTTGTCCGCTGTAAGAGGGTATTGGTCCCAGTTTCTATCACTAAACCTATATCCTATGTCATCGCTGAGTCTATAGTTTCGTGTTAGAACCCTGATATCGCTGCCATAGGCTTTGTACACGTAATTCGGTGATCTCCACCCTAGAACCCAGTCAACACCCTCTGTAAGCATAACTTTATAGCCAAGACTATGGAAGAACCCGGCTATGTCGTTATTGTACATGAACTCTGTGTTCTCGATAGAAACAGGCTCTACACCAAATAGTTCTTTCACCAATTTCCTATGCTCCAAAACTTGTTCTCTAAGCTCATCGAAATCAGGTGGAATAAAAGCTGCTAGGCTATGATAGTAGGTTTGCTCAATAATCTCAACCATGCCTGTGTCTACGGCTTCCTTGAATAAATCAATTACACGTGGAGCCCATCTAGACGCCTGCTCGATAAATACACCACTAATACTATAACTCACTTTGAAAGGCTTGTATGAATTCTTGTACTTCTTTATGTTCTCTATGATAATACTTGTCGCAGGTATATAGCATCGTGCACTAGCTCTCTCCATAACAAGCTTATTCAACCCATTATCAAGTATAGCTTCTTCTAGATCCCTGTAGCTTAGATTACCACGTAAACCTTTCTCTAAGAGTTTCTCATAGGCTCTTCTATCAAGTCTATACGGCTGATGCACTTCAAACATGAATACTACATCAGGCATAAGTACACCTCAACATCTTATTCCTTGCCAGGCATGTAAGATAAAGACTTGGGTTTTCTTGTCAAAAACACGTAGATTTCATGTAAGCCAGTTATTGGGACAGGTATGAGGTCTCTACCATAGGATGTCTCATAGTATACTTCATAGAATCCTCGTTCTATAATCCATGGTAGAGTATAATGGTTGAATAATCTCAATAGTTCCACGGGATTCTTCCCAGTAATAACAGGTGACATGCGGGCTACGCCCGCAACATAACTTGCAGTCAAGGCTCTTAAATGAACGTTACGCCATGGTAAAGTCGGGTCATTGGAGCCACTAACTAGTCTACGGCCGAGCTCATCTATAGATAGCCCTAGATAATCCTTCAATGCAAAGAACGCTAGATACTGAAAACTCCTAGCCATCGATGCAATGTCTCTAAAGACGGGTAGTTTCAACAATCGCTCGTCAGGTTTCCTCCCAGGCTCTCCCTCGAAATCTGTGAGTATGAATCCTCTCTCTTTATTGTAGATGAATTGAGCTAAATGTAAATCATTATGTATCCTCAGTTTATTCAAACCAGTCTGCTTACTAAACCCTTCTACAGCTATTTCAGCTAGCCTCGGAGCTATCTTATCGAATACTTCTAGCCAGAACTCCAGGTACTTGAATTGCTGAATGCTAGTTAGTTCCTCAAGGTTTTTGACAGCAGTTTTATACATTCCATAGAGTATTCTTTCCCATTTCTTTACATCTTCTTCAACTATTTTTTCAGGAGAAAAGAACGGATCATTGCTTTCTGCAATAACGCAATGGAGATCAGCTATTTCAGTGCCAAGAAGGCTTGCAAGACCTATTTTCATACCCTTGCTTCTACCCTTAAGCATGCTGAGTAAAGCATCGTAGAAAGGCTTGCCTCCATCACCAACCCCGTCAATATACTCCATTGCAAGAGATACCGGGTTGCCTTCCCATATATACATTGCATAAAGACTCGGTGCATACTTGTATCCTTTTCTTGTCAACAAGTCTAGGAAAAGAGGCTCTGGATTTTCTTTAGAAAGTCTTCTATAGCTTTTTACAACAATTTTGTTAAGTCCTTCATGGAGGGAGACAATGTTTGTTGTCTCGAAAGTCAAGGGCTTAACTGTTTTTATTGTTGAGGTAAACTCTCCTGTACCATAGTATCGTTTCTCGATATGATCACTTTTATCTAGTACTCTAAGATACTTTGGCGAAAACTCTGCCTCATAAAATATAGTATTGTCTATATGGATTATTCTTTCACTTGGGAGAAACTCTGGTGGTTCACCACTAGATAATGGAAGATAGAATTTCTCGCCTCTATAATCAATTATGATGAAGACTAAATCATCTTCACTCCATTCTCTATGAATCTTGATACCTTCTGCCGTGGGATAAGGCCACCATCTTATTCTTGGCAGCCACGCCTCCAGTTTATCTAATGGTATTGATGTCAAATTTTCTCGGACACCTGGAGACCCTTTATACTATCAATGATCTTTAGTCTCTCCTCTATAATTTTCATAAGCTTATCTTTGTCAATACTATTCCTAGCTTCATCAATCTTATTTGCAAGCTCTATATCACCTATTGCTTCACGGATCCATTTCGATAAATAGCCTGCTTTAACATGATGTTCAAGGATCTTCCATTCTATCACATCATACTTTAATAGT contains:
- a CDS encoding glycoside hydrolase family 57 protein, with the translated sequence MPDVVFMFEVHQPYRLDRRAYEKLLEKGLRGNLSYRDLEEAILDNGLNKLVMERASARCYIPATSIIIENIKKYKNSYKPFKVSYSISGVFIEQASRWAPRVIDLFKEAVDTGMVEIIEQTYYHSLAAFIPPDFDELREQVLEHRKLVKELFGVEPVSIENTEFMYNNDIAGFFHSLGYKVMLTEGVDWVLGWRSPNYVYKAYGSDIRVLTRNYRLSDDIGYRFSDRNWDQYPLTADKYASWLAATPGDVIFIAIDYETFGEHHWPETGIYEFLKWLPGEILKWMNLYTSTPSEAAFKHPVRDVIDVPPWSTISWADERDISAWLGNHMQRNAFKMLIDLRPYIKAINKPELTRLWKLMTISDHYYYIATKFGSIEQVHSYFSPYKNAPDAYAILVQALSILTMKIAEELRKNPKKIALRIILPDDKAFHFHRREGEYLWVKANSIKEFIEKLEHIPLESVLYHLHRGDIQNWLRNIFALDDLAKEIDEIARERLPAEEKRNKLLSILRRYFEL
- a CDS encoding inositol-3-phosphate synthase, coding for MIRVVILGQGMVASHFAVGVERLKTGEIKPFGVPLAKYNLPYKPEDIEIVAAYDVDADKVGKSIYEVAKKLVGDILPIPETLKDIEVREGIHLGSLRGLPFKPRGLDDRMSVHEAIMKLVDEWKSLDVDVVINVITTEPAKPFNELSMLEYTIHRDKGGLSATQAYAYAVALYSREHKRAAFVNAIPVPIANDRAFIELYEKYGAVVFGDDGATGATPLTADLLEHMAERNRIVQYVVQFNIGGNTDFLALDIPERNVMKETTKSTIVEDILGYDAPHYIKPTGYLEPIGDKKYVAMHLEYLTFNNLKDELYINARINDSPALAGLLVDLARLGKIAVDRGVKGTVYEVNAFYMKNPGPYNAKAIAKIVAYYKLLDWLGISK